The following are from one region of the Colius striatus isolate bColStr4 chromosome Z, bColStr4.1.hap1, whole genome shotgun sequence genome:
- the CER1 gene encoding cerberus, translating to MLLLLLQLLVLTCLGATEMQRDSLRRKGRRLFHRLFYLDKNLLESQRLHEFGSERPVRVEEILGEPSFFVAIPQTASESEKKEEKKMSRFILPNAELHAGQDLRTWAAPRDISPAGSFPPSHYSIKKETERPYRKDAKKFWDHFMLKKNSASEEVVLPIKTNEMHQENCRTLPFSQGVTHENCEKVTIQNNLCFGKCSSFHVPGPEDHLYTFCSRCLPSKFFMKHLHLNCTSSTPVVKEVMIVEECKCETRKIKDHETGSLMSDFRANVREHN from the exons ATGTTACTGCTGCTCCTTCAGCTGTTAGTGCTCACATGTCTTGGGGCCACTGAGATGCAGAGAGATTCACTGCGGAGGAAAGGCAGAAGGCTGTTTCATCGCCTTTTCTATCTGGACAAAAATCTACTTGAAAGTCAGAGACTTCATGAATTCGGAAGTGAGAGGCCAGTACGTGTTGAGGAAATTCTGGGAGAACCAAGTTTTTTTGTAGCAATTCCACAGACAGCATCTGAAAgtgagaagaaagaggagaaaaaaatgtccaGATTCATCCTTCCCAATGCAGAACTTCATGCAGGCCAAGACCTGAGAACCTGGGCAGCACCTAGAGACATCTCTCCTGCAGGAAGCTTCCCTCCATCACACTATTCTATCAAGAAGGAGACTGAACGTCCATATAGAAAAGATGCCAAGAAATTCTGGGACCATTTTATGTTAAAGAAAAATTCAGCATCTGAAGAGGTTGTCCTGCCAATTAAGACCAATGAAATGCACCAAGAAAACTGCAGAACCTTGCCTTTTTCTCAG GGTGTTACTCATGAGAACTGTGAGAAGGTGACCATACAGAATAATCTGTGTTTTGGAAAATGTAGTTCCTTTCATGTTCCTGGTCCAGAAGATCATCTTTACACCTTTTGCTCTCGGTGTTTGCCCAGTAAGTTCTTCATGAAGCATCTGCACCTCAACTGCACCAGTTCTACCCCAGTGGTCAAAGAAGTCATGATTGTGGAAGAGTGTAAATGTGAGACTCGGAAGATTAAAGACCATGAGACTGGATCTCTGATGTCAGACTTCCGTGCAAATGTACGTGAGCATAATTAA